The window CCAGAGAGAATTTTAATAGAGGCAAGCAAGAGCTTATTACGTAAGTTGAGTGAATTAAAGAGTAAGTTGGAGGCTGGAAAGTAATGTCCCGTGGTAGTACTAACATAATGTTAAGAAAGTTGATTACTTCATTGAAAAAACAAGATAAGGCTATATGGATTAGAGTGGCTGAGGAGCTAGAGGCTCCAAGGAGAAAGAGGGCTTACATTAACATTTATAAAATCAACAGGTATAGTAAGGCAAATGACATAATCGTGGTACCCGGAAAGGTATTAGGAGTAGGAAACCTTGATCATCCAGTGACAGTAGTGGCACTCTCGTTCTCCAAACCGGCTAAGGAGAAAATATTAAGAAGTGGAGGTAAGGTTATGAGTTTGTATAAGGCTATTCAGGAGTTAAAAGATTTTAAAGGTAAAACTGTGAGGTTGATGAAGCAATGAGTAGTCAGGAAGAGATAGTTATTGTGGACGCAACAAACCAAATATTAGGAAGGATGTCAACCCACATAGCTAAGTTATTGAAGTCAGGGAAGAAGGTCTATGTGGTGAATGCTGAAAAAGCAATAATAAGTGGTCCTAGATCTAGGGTTCTACAGGGCTACTCACTTCTATTTACTGTAAAGACTATGCAAAATCCTTACAGGCAAGGAATTAGAAGACCCAGAAATCCAATAAACATAGTGAAGAGAACAGTGAGAGGAATGCTTCCTAAAAATAAATTAGGAAAGCAAATTTACAGGAATCTCAAAGCATATATTGGGATTCCTAAAGAACTAGAAGGTAAATCTATGGTCAGATTTGACGATGCTGATGTTAGTAGGTTAAAAGGTAAATATATAACTGTTGCAGAGTTATCAAGATTATTAGGTGGGTTAAAGCAATGAGTCAGGCTGAACAGAATTTTATGATTACTTATGCCAGAAGGAAGTCTGCTAGGGCAAGTTGTTATATTAAACCTGGTAATGGGAAAGTTTTCGTGAACGATATTCCAATTGAAATCATACCAATTGAGGTAGTTAGATATAAAATAATGGAACCTTTGGTCTTGGCTGGAGACAAGATAACCTCTTCCATAGAAGCTAGAATATATACACAAGGAGGAGGTATAATGGGTCAAGCTGATGCTGCTAGAATGGCGCTAGCCAGAGCATTAGTCAAATTTACAAATAATAAGGAACTTGTAGAGATTTATAAGTCATATGACAGAACTATGCTAGCTGGAGACCCAAGGCAGACTGAGTCTGAGAAGTGGATGAGATACAGTGCTAGAAGATGGAGACAAAAAGCGTACAGGTGAAACTTCTTGATTATTCCGATTAGATGTTTTACATGTGGTGCTGTTGTGGCAGATAAGTGGGAGCCATTTAGTAATAGGGTAATGGCTGGAGAGGATCCTGAGAAAGTGTTAACTGAGCTTGGTGTAAATAGGTATTGTTGTAGAAGGATGCTTTTATCCCACGTTAATATTATAAGGGAAATTATACATTATACTAGACCAATTTAGGTGATTTAAATGTCGGAGAAGGAGAGAGGAACAGAATTAAGTGAGGAGGAGAAGGCTGAACTTCAAAAGACAGAGAAAGGGACAGTAATAGAATTATTAGTTCCGTTGGACACTTATTTATCTGCAGGAGTTCACATAGGTACTCACACATGCACTCGATATATGGAAAGGTTTATTTACAGGGTAAGACCAGAGGGACTTTACGTACTGGATGTCCGAAAAATAGATGAGCGACTAAGAGTGGCAGCCAAGTTTATTTCTAGGTTCAGACCTGAGGCTGTTTTAACTGTTGCTTCCAGGCCATATGCCTTTACCCCTGTCCAGAAATTTAGTGAAGTTGTAAGGGGTAAGGAAATTAGTGGTAGATTCCCTCCTGGAACTTTAACAAATCCTTATCTAGATAATTATATAGAACCTGAAGTATTGATAGTAACAGATCCTAGGACAGATTTGCAAGCAATAAAGGAAGCTTCTAAAGTTGGTATACCAGTAGTAGCGTTCACAGATACTGATGCAAGAGTAGATTTTATTGACGTAATAATTCCTGCCAACAACAAGGGTAGAAAGTCTTTAGCGTTACTGTATTGGGTTCTAGCTAGGCAGATTCTACGAGAAAGGAAGGAGATACCTTTAGATGGTGATATACCTTTAAGGGTTGAGGATTTTGAGACGAGGCTAACAGAATGATAAGAATCCCTGCAGTTGCAGGTTCTTTCTATGAGGCAGACCCCGTTAGGTTAAGAAAACAAATAGAATGGTCCTTTTTGCATGATCTGGGTCCAAAAAGTTTACCCTCTATTCCTCAAAAGAAGCCTTTACAGAGAAGTAATAGATTTTTCGTAGTTCCTCATGCAGGTTATATGTATAGTGGTCCTGTAGCTGCTCATGCATACTACCATCTTTCTTTAGAAGGTTCTCCAGACACCGTTATTATTTTGGGACCTAATCATACTGGTTTAGGTTCATATGTTTCAATATGGCATAAGGGTAAGTGGAAGACGCCTTTGGGAGAAGTATCAGTAGACGATGAAGTATCACTTGAATTAGTGAAATTAACTGAGATTATTGATATCGATGAGAGGGCTCATCTATATGAGCATTCAATAGAGGTTCAAATACCATTTCTTCAATATTTGTTTGGTCAAAACTTCAAAATTGTTCCTGTAGTTATAATGATGCAAACACCAGATGTTGCTGAAAGTTTAGCTGAGGGCATTTATAAGCTCATATCATCAGGTAAGAAGGACATTGTAGTTTTAGCCAGTAGTGATCTCAATCATTATGAGCCACATGATAAAACTATTGAAAAGGATAACTTAGCAATAGATGAAATTCAAAAGCTAGACTATAAAGGGTTATTTAGGGTGATAGAGGAGAAAGATGTTACTGCATGTGGTTATGGTCCTATAATGACTGTCCTGATAT is drawn from Sulfolobus acidocaldarius SUSAZ and contains these coding sequences:
- a CDS encoding DNA-directed RNA polymerase subunit N (DNA-dependent RNA polymerase catalyzes the transcription of DNA into RNA using the four ribonucleoside triphosphates as substrates), which translates into the protein MIIPIRCFTCGAVVADKWEPFSNRVMAGEDPEKVLTELGVNRYCCRRMLLSHVNIIREIIHYTRPI
- a CDS encoding 50S ribosomal protein L13, producing MSSQEEIVIVDATNQILGRMSTHIAKLLKSGKKVYVVNAEKAIISGPRSRVLQGYSLLFTVKTMQNPYRQGIRRPRNPINIVKRTVRGMLPKNKLGKQIYRNLKAYIGIPKELEGKSMVRFDDADVSRLKGKYITVAELSRLLGGLKQ
- a CDS encoding 50S ribosomal protein L18, translated to MSRGSTNIMLRKLITSLKKQDKAIWIRVAEELEAPRRKRAYINIYKINRYSKANDIIVVPGKVLGVGNLDHPVTVVALSFSKPAKEKILRSGGKVMSLYKAIQELKDFKGKTVRLMKQ
- a CDS encoding 30S ribosomal protein S9, with translation MSQAEQNFMITYARRKSARASCYIKPGNGKVFVNDIPIEIIPIEVVRYKIMEPLVLAGDKITSSIEARIYTQGGGIMGQADAARMALARALVKFTNNKELVEIYKSYDRTMLAGDPRQTESEKWMRYSARRWRQKAYR
- a CDS encoding 30S ribosomal protein S2; protein product: MSEKERGTELSEEEKAELQKTEKGTVIELLVPLDTYLSAGVHIGTHTCTRYMERFIYRVRPEGLYVLDVRKIDERLRVAAKFISRFRPEAVLTVASRPYAFTPVQKFSEVVRGKEISGRFPPGTLTNPYLDNYIEPEVLIVTDPRTDLQAIKEASKVGIPVVAFTDTDARVDFIDVIIPANNKGRKSLALLYWVLARQILRERKEIPLDGDIPLRVEDFETRLTE